From the genome of Leptolyngbya iicbica LK, one region includes:
- a CDS encoding ABC transporter ATP-binding protein/permease — protein MERLNFQGLRRFWAIAKAYWWGDEKWRARGLLLLIVILLLGYTGLSVVLNTQRGELISALSAKDEARFWQTVFVFVGVLVVYAPLLAGYTYLRDRLGLEWRRWLTDRFVTRYFSDRAFYRINQFNADLDNPDQRIAEDVRSFTQESLTLVLVVASSLLEIAAFSGVLWGISRELVLFLIGYAIVGTLFTVGVFGKPLVRLNFEQLKREADFRFGLVRIRENAEAIAFYQGEEQESTQVKSRFMRAFDNYKRLLKWQLGLNGLTNAYEFIPFVLPALVVAPAVFSGDLEVGKVSEAQGAFIRVFFSLNVIVDRFQALTAFGAGIDRLHDFAESLGQIEHKKDAAELLATESDSEATGEAAITEASPATATAADATIPTTDTVPPQPLIAQATAPQLSLQHLTLQTPNYQRTLIEDLTLELDTDSSLLVAGPSGCGKSSLLRAIAGLWNSGQGLIQRPELKDLLFLPQKPYMILGTLRQQLRYPYPDADITDEQMHNVLKTVNLPDLAERFGGFDADEEWSDVLSLGEQQRLSFARVLLHSPRYAVLDEATSALDRHNEAQLYEALEATSTTYLSVGHHESLEAHHRWLLRLAEDHTWQLHALKGA, from the coding sequence ATGAAAAGTGGCGGGCACGGGGCTTGCTGTTGCTGATTGTCATCTTGCTTTTGGGCTACACCGGGCTGAGCGTGGTGCTCAACACTCAGCGGGGGGAACTGATTTCGGCCCTTTCGGCTAAGGATGAAGCCCGCTTTTGGCAGACTGTATTCGTTTTTGTGGGGGTGTTGGTGGTCTACGCGCCATTGTTGGCGGGCTACACCTATCTGCGCGATCGCCTCGGACTAGAGTGGCGGCGGTGGCTCACTGATCGCTTTGTGACTCGGTATTTTAGCGATCGCGCCTTTTACCGCATCAACCAATTCAACGCTGATCTCGACAACCCCGACCAGCGGATTGCGGAAGATGTGCGCAGCTTTACCCAAGAGTCGCTCACGCTAGTGTTGGTGGTGGCCTCCTCCCTGCTGGAAATCGCCGCCTTTAGTGGGGTGCTGTGGGGCATTTCACGGGAACTGGTCTTATTTTTGATCGGTTATGCGATTGTCGGCACCCTCTTTACTGTCGGTGTATTTGGCAAGCCGTTGGTGCGCCTCAACTTTGAGCAACTGAAGCGGGAAGCCGATTTCCGCTTTGGCCTCGTCCGCATTCGCGAAAACGCCGAAGCGATCGCCTTCTACCAGGGTGAAGAGCAGGAATCGACCCAGGTCAAAAGTCGTTTTATGCGGGCCTTCGACAACTATAAACGGCTCCTTAAGTGGCAACTGGGCCTCAACGGTTTGACCAATGCTTACGAATTCATTCCTTTCGTGCTGCCCGCGCTAGTCGTCGCGCCCGCCGTCTTTAGCGGTGATTTAGAAGTCGGCAAGGTCAGTGAAGCCCAGGGCGCGTTTATCCGCGTTTTCTTTTCCCTCAACGTGATTGTCGATCGCTTTCAGGCGCTCACCGCCTTTGGGGCGGGCATCGACCGACTCCATGACTTCGCTGAATCCCTTGGCCAGATTGAACATAAAAAAGATGCGGCTGAGTTATTAGCGACGGAGTCCGACTCAGAAGCCACTGGCGAGGCGGCGATCACTGAGGCATCCCCAGCGACAGCGACAGCTGCCGATGCGACTATCCCTACAACCGACACCGTTCCTCCGCAGCCTCTCATCGCGCAGGCAACGGCTCCCCAACTGAGTCTGCAACACCTCACGCTGCAAACCCCCAACTACCAGCGCACCTTGATTGAAGACCTGACGCTGGAACTCGATACTGACAGTTCGCTGCTGGTCGCGGGGCCGAGCGGATGTGGCAAGAGTTCCTTATTAAGAGCGATCGCCGGTTTGTGGAACTCTGGTCAGGGGCTTATTCAGCGGCCTGAACTCAAAGATTTGCTCTTTTTGCCCCAAAAGCCTTACATGATTCTCGGTACGCTGCGTCAGCAACTGCGCTATCCCTACCCCGATGCTGACATCACGGACGAGCAGATGCACAACGTGCTCAAAACGGTCAATTTACCTGACTTGGCTGAGCGCTTTGGCGGTTTTGATGCCGATGAAGAATGGAGCGATGTGCTCTCACTGGGTGAACAGCAGCGCTTGAGCTTTGCCCGAGTGTTGCTGCATTCTCCGCGCTACGCCGTGCTCGACGAAGCCACCAGTGCCCTTGATCGCCACAACGAAGCGCAGCTCTACGAAGCCCTCGAAGCGACATCGACCACCTATCTCAGCGTCGGCCACCATGAATCGCTGGAGGCCCACCACCGCTGGCTCTTGCGCCTCGCCGAAGACCACACTTGGCAGCTCCATGCGCTGAAAGGTGCTTAG